The following coding sequences lie in one Terriglobia bacterium genomic window:
- a CDS encoding farnesyl diphosphate synthase — protein sequence MNSDLNTFFERVRPAIDATLDQLLPAEASAPGRIHQAMRYSTMDGGKRVRPCLCVAAFSAYQDDWKKVLPVASAIEMIHAYSLIHDDLPAMDDDDFRRGKPSCHKQFTEAIAILAGDGLLTLAFEVLGRSNGFPPDRMLRVVAALSAAAGSAAGMVGGQVLDLEAEDKPVTVEQLEAIHRWKTGALIGGSVWIGAYLGGASEVELAGVKVFSERLGLLFQVVDDILDATDGSNRDEGKATYPGIYGLEKSRAIAHDVAEQARRALVPLGQRTGLLLAFCDYLEKRTQ from the coding sequence ATGAATAGCGATCTGAACACGTTTTTCGAGCGCGTGCGGCCCGCGATCGATGCCACTCTCGACCAGCTGTTGCCAGCAGAGGCTTCGGCTCCGGGGCGGATACACCAGGCGATGCGATACAGCACGATGGATGGCGGAAAGCGCGTTCGGCCCTGCCTGTGTGTTGCCGCTTTTTCCGCGTATCAGGACGATTGGAAAAAAGTGCTGCCGGTGGCCTCCGCGATCGAAATGATTCATGCGTACTCGCTGATCCACGACGATCTCCCGGCCATGGATGACGACGACTTCCGCCGCGGCAAACCTTCCTGTCATAAACAATTCACCGAAGCGATCGCAATACTCGCAGGCGACGGTCTGCTGACGCTGGCCTTTGAAGTTCTGGGCCGTTCGAACGGATTTCCTCCCGACCGGATGCTGCGCGTGGTCGCGGCGCTGAGCGCCGCCGCCGGGAGCGCCGCAGGAATGGTTGGCGGCCAGGTGCTCGACCTCGAAGCGGAGGACAAACCCGTCACGGTGGAGCAGCTCGAGGCGATCCATCGCTGGAAAACCGGAGCCTTGATCGGCGGCTCGGTATGGATCGGCGCGTATCTCGGCGGGGCGTCCGAAGTCGAGCTGGCTGGCGTGAAAGTGTTCTCTGAGCGGCTCGGTTTGCTGTTTCAGGTGGTGGATGACATTCTCGATGCCACCGATGGCAGCAACCGCGATGAAGGCAAGGCGACGTATCCCGGCATCTATGGTCTCGAAAAATCCCGCGCCATTGCGCACGACGTGGCCGAGCAGGCCCGGCGGGCGCTGGTTCCGCTCGGACAACGCACCGGCCTCCTGCTCGCGTTTTGTGATTATCTGGAAAAACGGACGCAGTAG